The sequence AAACATTGTCGCGGAAAGATGACgtacggggagggggaggggcaaAAACATGGAACAGAAACTTCAGAGATAGTTTTCCTTTGTTTTATAAAGCCACACTAtttttattgaacaaattgagCACATTGTTGAACAAATGTTTTATGTAGTATGTAGGAACAAGGTTATTTGCAAAAAATGTTTTGAgaataatgataggcctagaCAAAAATTTTTGCAATAGCCTAGTGCACATAAGGTGAGTTAATTCCTACCTCTTTTATTTTAAGGGAGTTTACTTAGTTGTTCCATAGATTGcaacaaagtaggctatgcaagtTCTATCACATAGTTATCATTGATATTAAAAATAGCAAACGTAAAAGGCAAACATTTTGAACATGAACTCTGATAGcttaacacactcacagaacTCCAACAACATCCTACAGCAGTTGTTCTAACTAAACtagctgattctaattagcacaactcttgCCATCAGCCTAAATCCGAACCAGATGTACCGCAtaacggtacaaaatatgaccgccgctcagtcctgtacattcgTTCCTcctactcttgaaacttttgtgtaggcctatgcttgtatgtgcatgcctgtatgtgtgtgcgcgcgtgtgcctgtgtgcatgcgtgcctgtgagtgtgtgcgtgcctgtgtgcatgtttgtgtgtgtgtctgtaaaaggGGTATCCCCAGGGATGacgtaggggtgtgtgtgttgcatgtagtGCACCTGGATATTAGCCTCGTGAcaccatcctgatctcgcgagctTCAGTTTTCCACTCGTagatcagtctggcatctttccgatagagaaaatttggagcagttcgCCAAACGAACGGCCAATCAGcattggttttgaggcgggtttagctgtgacgcaacgaacaacatgacggcatccacagatgagatgagctAGCTATCACGCAAGTTTTGTCCGAATTAGAAAGTATTCCTGGGAAAGCTGTGAAGCTAtgagtctcagccatgcagctgggaggaatAAACGACACAGACATCCGCACGGTCGATTCCAGTCCATAATGGAGGAATATACTTtcttcaggggccatattcacaaagaattttaaggctaaaagtagctcctaagtggcgaatttaggagcaactcctaaaaataatgggcgtgtcagtcctaactttaggactcctaattttttttactaaaagtaattcacaaagcattttagacctaaatgtagcacctaagtctggaacagcttaaaagaagtcgagaggactcctaactcactaagacctattcacaaacagctttttgtggcatttcacgctGCGATGTTTTAAAATGCGTAGGCCTATgtggctacaggagcttccaatcgtgagggaaCAATTtcgcattgtaggcataaaagggatgcaataacgcaaccaacaacaaccaaaactactcattgtcaacatgtaaattaaatgtaacgtttcattgtgaatcaaattaaaatgttctcctctttgcaaatgtaggcatatggtgacagattaatttaataatgttgcaaagatactgcatcaatccgtatgtttcatgaggctactaggctatttgttttgccttactctttattcatataggctaggcctttttattcagttattcatcatcttccgtccttgtgtagcgcatgcattctcagacctgtcactcatcatcgtaagggaggtgtttggaatcattcccgcgttacaatcaaagatccttgattactccgcttgaaccctctctgttacaatcatcagccaatcaaggtggtcacttcagtcaagctcgtgcataagtaatgacgtcatccatagcaacgaagactcactcttagtttaggagttgtcatttttccttcctataagtaggtctgaaaggctttgtgaataacttttaagagaaaactcctagctaaaatcttttagtgcgatttaggagtactcctagtggtaagataaaaggctttgtgaatacggccccagaagtGTAGGGCCTACAGTGAAAACTTGGTGGGGATTGTCGTTGATaaggttcatgtcacatacaaattgtaagtttaaaaacgttaacgttagttacgTTACCTAATTTAATTGTATGTAAAGGTAAAGGTAAGGTAAGGACCGCCCCCGtgtttttcccacagcaagtgttcatgtgctttcggaatgtgtgacacacacggatgccacaacaaaggtttaaacatatgctcactaatcctaaataaacaactttatttgcttaaaatatagtgtaagacgcttgtgaaaggAAGATGTGCAGCTTTCAAGTAACGTTACCATCAGAGCACCTCTCCCTACCCTGCAGGAGACCTTAAAGAAAAGACTATGTACCAGGGCCCAAAGTATTGTAAAGGACTCGTCACATCCTGATCATGGACTTTTCAAATGCACATGCACTAGGCTGATATATCTCCCAAATCAAAGAATTCTCTGTGCCCGCcttagtaggctagcctacagttTTAACTCATATGACACCTTTTCCATATTGTATGCAGAGGATAAGACGTTGACTGAAATTATCTATCAAAGACgttataaaaatgttttttctgCTCAAGTTTTAAACATGGTTCAAAGAATGTTCCGCGGACATTCCTGGAACCAAAGATTTGACCATGAAGGACTTTCCGGCgctgtcaaaaaaactttaagGGAAAGACTTTAAGGGAAGCATACCATATAAGAGAAAATACCTGAAAGTAGATTAATCAAATATTGAATCAAATATTCATGTACAATATAAAGTCTGAGTTTTATTGTCCTTGAACAAAATACCAAACTTTTCTGAGAGACATCCTATGCAAAAAATGAGTGGAATGTTACAGCATCCTGCTTGTGTGGGAAAAACATAACATATAAAGAAaacataaatgttacaaatcTTGTCTACAAAAAGGTAGAACCACAATAAAAGACTGGCTCAAGACAAAATGGGTTGCAACCAAGATTACACTGAACTGGTAACTGCCTCATGAGCAGCTCCAGAAGAAAGGAAACAACTGCTTTGTCTCACACTCAACCCCGCTGCAGGGCCTCCTTCTCTATCACATAGCGGACAAGCCTCCTGACCCACGTTGCGCTAGGGTTGAGACAGATCTTCTCACCGGTCACCAAACGGGCACTGATGGGGggggaagaaacacacacacacacacacacacacacacacacacacacacacacacacacacacacagtgttttttTAAAGATGATGACACTTTTATATTGAAAACAGCTTGCAATACTCTCAGTAAGCATTTTTATTACGAACAATCTATTATCCTAGACATTATTGCAAGCCCTAATCTAGCCCTATGCAGCCAAAAGGAAAATGTGCAATTAATCAGTAGTTTATAAAGTGCTTACACAATCTCGGTGCTGCTGCAGTGCGGGCCTCGGGGAAGGATCTCAACACTCCGCAGCCTCTCCTGCGGGATGACCCGAGACTCAAACTCAAAGCAGAGACAGTGGCTGTTGTAGCCTTTCCCCAAGGCTGGCATGCCTTAGAGGGCAAGCAAAACATTTGAATTGAGATTCGGAAACGGTCATgttaacattttgttttcaccatcatcatcatggccatTAGCTTAAAAATAACAGTTTGTGGAATCAAgaaacacctcacacacacacacacacacacacacacacacacacacagcactgccaatacacagacaaacgacacacaaacatgttgaCACTCAATCAGAGATggaaagtaacaaagtacaaatacttaagtactgtactgtagcatcaggtatctgtactttacttgagtatttctttctctttttactttactttattttttactttactCCCCTACATTTTCAAATAGATATCTATACTTTCTACTCTATCTATACATTTTCTAAACTGGCTTGTAACTTTTGTGTTGCAATTGAGGCGGGTAAGCAATCATTTTTATTTAAGGTCATTGTGTGCATTCTCAACAACAAGGCTGATTTCATTCTAAATGGATGGGGCAACAATTGTGATGCAAAAAGGGGGTTGACTTTGCTACtggttgacttactcatttgcaccatcaccatgacactcactcacacagagcaccttaccttactatgcacagagaatcacaggctcagtccctgcctcagtcattgcaagcgcctcttgattaatcacccactatgtggatactgtttttagaattgatttagattaagtgttatttagtttatataatttgtattttagtatattctttatcttctactgtccttattgcttagttgtgttttttttatattatatacttttaattacttttttctagggctgtcaatcgattaaaaaaaaaatctaattaattacatactctgtgattaattaatctaaattatttgcatatataatttttgctgtgaaagtattttaaatatttaaattcaaatgaatcattgaataatcagcattagtgacattaaagttcaaaaactcttttattattattttcactgttcaaataatggccataataatctatgatatgacctaatatgctgaggaaataaattcaacagtgctttgggaagaagttttttttttccacatacaaggcatttcaggccacagatataacctaggggacacaatgaaagtaaattaacactcccctcaatgtcaacacttatttctttgcattgatgtgcgactatagagttgatgaactccggtgatatgcaaattccttgctgcagacattgcagaggactttattttcaacactttatttttatcaacaccatcaggccattttttaaaagtaaatgttccaatcaatgatccaggcagcacgttttcttctctctccttcattttacagtctaatttttactgactagaacggctcagggtcaaaggtcataccgtatcgattaatctgcactaatttttttaatcagttattttttctcaaattaattaatcgaaattaatcagttattttgacagccctacttttttctgctgttagtgaatgtgtgtgtgatgtctgtatgctacttgaatttccccttggggatcaataaagtatctatctatctatctatctatctatctatctgtctatctatctatctatctactgtacgGGTGCTACCTGAGGGGCAGCGCCAAAACAATGCTAGATAATCAAGCTTCTTTGTCGAATTCAATACTTCGAACGTCAAAACATCCtattctttgttttcttttcctcaAACATTTGTGGGAAAATATTTGGACATTTTCCTATAGGCTTATTATGCCTACAAGCTGTTTGTTCATCCTTACCTTGGTAGGCCTAGTAGGCAACACTGCTTGCTTgatgtttttaaattaaatgcCACAGTGAAATTGTTGTTAAGGAGCTACATTTGTTAAATTGGAATATCATTTTAAGCTACAGTCTGCTTCTTTTAACAGAAACAACTGGTAAAATAGTCCTTCAAAACTGCTAGGATATTTTATCAGTACATTGATCAGAGTCTGTACTTTGACTTGAGTAAGGAAGTTGAATCACTACTTACTGTATACTAGAGTCTTTTTTACATAAGTATCTGTACATCTACTTGAGTATGGAAAGAGTGTACTTTTACCATctctgcacacaacacacaaaacagccaTTAACATAAACATACCTCTGTAGGTGGCATACAGTAAGATGGAAAGTGTGATCTTATTACTTACCACTTGTGGCAATGATCAACAATCCAGTCAACGCAAGAAGCAGGATAACCTTCATCTTACAGTAAGTAAAACACTGAGATGGTGATTGGAAACCTATAAGTCAATCTCTAATATATCTCAGCAGACTGTGAGTAGTACAATGCCCCTTTCACAGCCTATATACACACAACAGTCATATGATCAGAATGACATagcatatttttttctttttttttacaaaaagtcccatttggttgtgtgtgtgatgtttttgtgtttcactaTTGGCATGTGAGTTTGGTGTGGTGGTAGAGGACATATgagtatgcacgtgtgtgtgtgtgtgtgtttgtgtgcgtgaagCTAACAAAGTTTCAGTTGCAAAATTACACATCTTGATCACAAGGCAGTCATGAGGCTAAAAGTCCATCGCTTTCCACAAGGTTGGCCATGGGATGTTTCTTTTAATGACAAGAAAGCCAATGTAAACAGACAAAGCCCCAAATAATTATTCTTGTGCTAAACCCAGAAATGGGAAGAGTGTGTTGAACTTGTGCAATCACAAGAACTGTGTTGATCTTGTGCAATCATGTAACACACAGTCTCTTAAGTGCAGCATTTCATCATGGGTCAAAGTCAAAACAAATAGTTTCTAAATATTTTTTGATTGGTTGACcttaccaaatttccctcacggaatcaaaagattatatatacttacttatactttcaACAAACTTCTGCTCAAacctttgtttctttgtttcacTTTAAACGTTTAAATGTTTTTTATCTTAGTGAAATCCTTACAATATTCTTTTGTTTCATCTCACTTCTGTAAGAACTGCAGGGACATGTGATCCTTGTTTAATGCCTATGCCAGTATTCCCTATTGATGTGTATAGGTTCATTCCGTGCCAAATCAACAGATTTTAGAAACTTTTCCCGCCTCATAAAGTTGAACCATCTTGGATTTGCTTCATACTTTAAGTAAAATCAACAGATTTTAGAAACTTTTCCCACCTCATAAAGTTGAACCATCTTGGATTTGCTTCATACTTTAAGTCAATAATGGTAGTATACCCAGCAACTACTGTACAACATTTTAAGCTTATATCTACTTTATTGTCTGAGATATGGAAGCTTAAAAAACAGGCTCATGAGTCTGAAAAAATGCTGTTTTTTAAATGACTAAGTTCCTTCAGTCATTACTTTTGAACGATTCATGCTTGAAATTTTCAGGGAGTATTCTACTTTGTTAATTGTCTTCAACTTTATGAAATTTATGAAAATTGTAAGTATCTTTTGACCTCAAAATCTTCACAATGAATCCCATCAGAAGTTTTGAATTTATTTATGTAATACTACTGCCAAGGTTGCATgtctaaaataaatgaaaatattaaATTTATAGAGcatcaaacataaaaaaaataacttaaTACCTAATTTTCAAGTGCATATTCCCCATGTATGACAAAGTCTACCACAAAAACAGTCATAGCATTGGAAATTATATGTTTTCATTAGTACATGCCTAAACTATTGTGTATGACTCAAACTAAACATGGTTTTCATGGCTGAGGGTGGCTGATTTTTTCCTGACTTCCTATGGACATTTGTTTacttatacagtatgtgctgtggggtatactacgaagcacgttagacatatctaggctatgtagacataagccttgactcaggggtatacgttaagtgatactacgatagcagttttgtgatatatttgtcaaactaggctttcagctcagatctgtgcgcgttctcggtgttgggatgacgttggccaatcgtgaaacatgcagacgcacaagaccgcctctatttaaaaacaattacttccgcattcatgagcgatagcttaatctacactgcgatatttttttgtgtctaacctataacatcaaataaatcaattgtcatcagttgttgtatggtatgcacgtccatagtgggatatttgcacgcacagcactattaaagcacattcgagatccaaaagaTTGTCAGCCGAAGGAATTCGtcatctttgtcagatgatctaggcagaagtctctaatgtcacccgtcatagcaatgtccttacgtggacattcatgtattccatctaatcggtgatgctgaacatctgagcaagaatactgtatgtccgaaaataaatcggacataggcctagcctagcctacagtatgctgaacatctgagcaagaatagcctaaaataaatcggacatagcctaggcctaataaattaaaatcacaattttaacaaacttgttgaattgaatgtcatattactgtaccctgcacataaaggctacacatttccacagcaccagaatccaacgaatgcctccctcaaccccttccatccataatcggccttccactattatttgcaatggccaactcctctatactgtaaaacactctggtgccttacagtagtgttcaaagacacctttttcttgttagctgtaaaacagaggccagtgAAGGCGAtaagcatactaggcctacatgttttcataattaagaaatattaatgcaagttATGACTATATAAaccactattctgaataatgtgtttgtgtttcattttcacctgctgccatgtgcgtttggcaatggttaggcatacactaaatcagtcaatgggggctacttaaacattcaattatcttattactgtaatctatatgcccacttctgaattgtgttgcatctgtaggcctttctatgaactcaaaataggcaatttaattatttcaactcatttcatacattccgcaagctattaatcctccgtaacacatatttgaagaacatgtggaaataaaactttacttttagccaTTTAgactacccgatctgcaatacgttgccaacatccttgccttgctttgttcactgccgacgtatttgatttttgtcgtagagtgggttttaattcctcataacttgttataataattgtgcattcctcgtaaaataaggtgatcgcgtcatcactgaaagtggtgacttgcgctgcaacccgccccttttatgtgaacgcgcacaaactccaattaggttaaccctggctcaacaaatcaacttcataatcagcgttgtagtaccgattaacaccacttaagataaccaggttttgtcaacccaggtttaacaaagtaaccctgggttacatctgggtaggttaagctcccttcgtagtacaggcccctggtcgggaggaggttatgtgctaagttagcctatagctcaaatcgtgtaatctaccgcacactgaccaatcaattgtcttaaaaacgaagagctccgcctctactaacattttggatctcgaatgtgctttaatagtgctgtgcgtgcaaatatcccactatggatgTGCatacaactgatgacaattgatttatttgatgttataggttagacacaaaaa comes from Alosa sapidissima isolate fAloSap1 chromosome 18, fAloSap1.pri, whole genome shotgun sequence and encodes:
- the cxcl19 gene encoding C-X-C motif chemokine 19 — encoded protein: MKVILLLALTGLLIIATSGMPALGKGYNSHCLCFEFESRVIPQERLRSVEILPRGPHCSSTEIVARLVTGEKICLNPSATWVRRLVRYVIEKEALQRG